A single genomic interval of Pyrus communis chromosome 7, drPyrComm1.1, whole genome shotgun sequence harbors:
- the LOC137739673 gene encoding potassium transporter 4-like: MEPDSAISMPSRYPIRPPRQLSWVNLSRNLILAYQSLGVVYGDLSTSPLYVYSSTFTGKLHNHNSEEVIFGAFSLIFWTITMVPLLKYVFILLSADDNGEGGTFALYSLLCRHAKFSLLPNQQAADEELSAYKYGPSSQVVSSSRLKMFLEKHKRLRTALLVVVLLGACMVIGDGVLTPAISVLSSVSGLQVTEEKLTDGELLLLACVILVGLFALQHCGTHRVAFLFAPIVIIWLISIFSVGLYNTIHWNPAVVRALSPHYIIKFFRETGKDGWISLGGVLLSITGTEAMFADLGHFTALSIRLAFAFAIYPCLVVQYMGQAAFLSKNPDHNLYSFYDSIPAPVFWPVFVVATLASIVGSQAVITATFSIIKQCHALGCFPRVKVVHTSKHIYGQVYIPEINWILMILTLAITIGFQDTTLIGNAYGLACMMVMFITTFLMALVIIFVWQKSVVLAAIFLIFFWFIEGMYLSAALIKVPQGGWVPFVLSFIFMIVMYVWHYGMRKKYNYDLHNKVSLKWLLGLGPSLGIVRVPGIGLIYSELATGVPAIFSHFVTNLPAFHKVLVFVCVKSVQVPCVSPEERFLIGRICPRPYRMYRCIVRYGYKDIQRDDGDFEDLLIQSIAEFIQMEAVEPQFSSPEISSFDGRMAVISTRTSSSLISSEQEGFDVGDSIQSSKSLTLQSMGSVYDEENPQMRRRQVRFQVPSNVGMDPAVREELMDLIQAKEAGVAYIMGHSYVKARRSSSFLKKLVIDMGYSFLRKNCRGPAVALNIPHISLIEVGMIYYV; encoded by the exons ATGGAGCCGGACTCTGCAATTTCGATGCCTTCCCGGTATCCCATTCGTCCTCCTCGTCAG CTTTCATGGGTGAATCTCTCCAGAAATCTCATACTTGCATATCAAAGCCTTGGCGTGGTTTATGGGGACCTCAGTACTTCTCCTCTCTATGTTTATAGTAGCACATTCACAGGGAAGCTGCACAACCATAACTCCGAGGAAGTGATATTTGGTGCATTTTCCTTAATCTTCTGGACCATTACAATGGTACCCTTGCTCAAGTACGTCTTTATCCTATTGAGTGCCGACGATAATGGTGAAG GTGGGACTTTTGCGCTTTACTCGCTTCTTTGCCGCCATGCAAAGTTTAGTTTACTTCCCAACCAGCAAGCAGCTGATGAGGAGCTCTCAGCTTACAAATACGGTCCTTCATCACAGGTTGTAAGCTCGTCCCGTTTAAAGATGTTTTTGGAGAAGCATAAAAGGTTACGGACGGCCCTACTGGTGGTGGTATTGTTAGGCGCTTGCATGGTCATAGGAGATGGTGTACTCACTCCAGCAATTTCAG TTTTATCATCAGTATCAGGGTTACAAGTTACAGAGGAGAAGTTAACTGATg GTGAACTCCTCTTGCTTGCCTGTGTCATATTGGTTGGCCTGTTTGCTCTGCAGCATTGTGGCACCCACAGGGTAGCATTTTTGTTTGCACCTATTGTAATAATCTGGTTGATATCAATATTTTCCGTTGGGCTGTACAATACAATACATTGGAACCCGGCTGTTGTTCGTGCATTATCACCCCATTATATTATCAAGTTTTTCCGTGAGACTGGTAAAGATGGTTGGATTTCTCTTGGTGGGGTTCTTCTCTCGATAACTG GTACTGAAGCTATGTTTGCAGATCTTGGTCATTTCACTGCCTTATCGATAAGA CTTGCGTTTGCATTTGCTATATATCCTTGTTTGGTAGTACAATACATGGGTCAGGCTGCTTTCCTGTCAAAAAATCCTGACCACAATCTTTACAGTTTCTATGACTCAATACCTG CTCCTGTATTTTGGCCTGTCTTTGTTGTTGCCACCCTCGCATCAATTGTTGGAAGCCAGGCTGTTATAACTGCCACTTTCTCAATCATCAAGCAATGTCATGCCCTTGGTTGTTTCCCCCGAGTAAAAGTTGTCCACACCTCAAAGCATATATATGGGCAGGTCTACATTCCAGAAATTAATTGGATACTTATGATCCTTACTCTTGCCATAACTATTGGATTTCAAGACACTACTTTAATTGGAAATGCTTACG GACTTGCTTGCATGATGGTTATGTTTATCACGACATTCCTTATGGCACTGGTAATAATCTTTGTTTGGCAGAAAAGTGTGGTTCTGGCTGCGatttttcttatctttttctgGTTCATTGAGGGAATGTACTTATCAGCAGCACTCATTAAAGTACCTCAGGGAGGATGGGTCCCTTTTGTTCTCTCATTCATCTTTATGATTGTTATGTACGTCTGGCATTATGGTATGCGGAAGAAGTATAACTATGATCTGCACAACAAAGTCTCGTTAAAATGGCTACTTGGTCTTGGCCCAAGCCTTGGTATAGTCCGGGTGCCTGGAATAGGTCTCATATACTCGGAGTTGGCAACAGGAGTTCCTGCAATATTCTCTCACTTTGTAACAAATCTTCCTGCATTTCACAAGGTGTTGGTTTTTGTTTGTGTAAAATCAGTTCAGGTGCCTTGTGTTTCACCTGAAGAACGATTTTTGATTGGCCGGATATGTCCAAGACCGTATCGTATGTATAGGTGCATTGTCAGGTATGGGTACAAGGACATTCAACGGGATGATGGGGACTTTGAGGACCTGCTCATACAGAGCATAGCAGAGTTCATCCAGATGGAAGCAGTGGAACCACAATTCTCAAGCCCAGAGATATCATCATTTGATGGAAGGATGGCGGTTATAAGCACTAGGACAAGTTCGAGCTTGATAAGCAGTGAACAAGAGGGTTTTGACGTGGGGGATTCCATCCAGAGTAGCAAATCTCTGACCCTGCAGAGTATGGGATCAGTGTATGATGAGGAGAACCCACAAATGAGGAGGCGCCAAGTAAGGTTTCAGGTACCATCAAACGTAGGTATGGATCCTGCAGTAAGGGAAGAGCTGATGGATTTGATCCAGGCCAAGGAAGCAGGGGTTGCGTATATAATGGGGCACTCGTATGTGAAGGCGAGGAGGTCGTCGTCATTTCTGAAGAAGCTTGTGATTGATATGGGGTATTCTTTTCTTAGGAAGAACTGCAGGGGCCCTGCTGTGGCGCTTAACATTCCTCACATCAGTCTTATCGAAGTTGGGATGATATACTATGTCTGA
- the LOC137739674 gene encoding nudix hydrolase 13, mitochondrial-like: MSSSVLLARTGRHRQRYDNNFRLVSGCIPYRIAEDDGDDQFVDIENRIQVLMVSSPDRHDRVFPKGGWEDDETVLEAACREAFEEAGVKGTLRETPLGVWEFRSKSREEMCSLSLEGGCRGYMFALEVTQELDTWPEQQNRDRKWLSIKEAFRVCRYEWMRKALEQFLRVMAEVSIYDDDDDDIDEGVQVKVVEMMTGSEDQMKGGELPSTDSTLHPLPQAASSSDVEHVVAECKIVSSNCYIKPASSSATQMVMSIVMALGSQGQGVAIDDI, encoded by the exons ATGTCATCTTCTGTGCTACTAGCGCGAACTGGGCGACATCGGCAACGCTATGACAACAATTTCCGACTCGTTTCTGG ATGCATTCCTTACCGGATAGCAGAAGACGATGGAGACGACCAATTTGTTGATATTGAGAACAGGATACAAGTTCTTATGGTTTCTTCACCAGACCGTCATGACAGAGTCTTCCCAAAA GGTGGATGGGAGGATGATGAGACTGTTTTAGAAGCTGCTTGTCGTGAAGCCTTTGAGGAAGCAGGGGTCAAAGGAACCCTAAGA GAAACTCCGCTGGGAGTATGGGAGTTCAGAAGCAAAAGTAGAGAGGAAATGTGCAGCCTCAGCCTGGAAGGAGGATGCAGAGGATACATGTTTGCGTTGGAGGTCACTCAAGAGCTCGATACCTGGCCAGAGCAGCAAAACCGTGACAGAAAATGG CTAAGCATAAAGGAGGCTTTTAGAGTCTGCCGGTACGAATGGATGCGCAAAGCGCTGGAGCAGTTTCTAAGAGTTATGGCAGAAGTTTCAAtctatgatgatgatgatgatgatattgatgaaggTGTACAAGTGAAAGTTGTGGAGATGATGACGGGATCAGAAGATCAGATGAAAGGAGGGGAGCTGCCATCTACGGATTCTACCCTGCACCCACTGCCGCAGGCGGCCTCTTCATCAGATGTGGAGCATGTGGTGGCCGAATGTAAAATAGTGTCGTCAAACTGCTACATAAAGCCTGCTTCTTCAAGTGCTACTCAAATGGTGATGTCCATTGTCATGGCACTTGGCTCTCAAGGCCAAGGGGTTGCCATTGATGACATATGA